The genomic DNA TAATCTTTGCGATGTATGCGGCGGCGTTTTGTTTGTAGGCGGATGCGTGGGTTGCGTCGATTTTGGAAAGTTCTTCGGCGATTTTCTGCACCAAGATTTCGGCGTTCTTCAGCGAAAGCCAAACATGTTCATCGTTTTCAATTTCTTCTTCGTTATCGTGATGATGGTGGTGTTCGGCGTGTTCATTATGATGTTCCAAAGTCGTTGAGCTTGTCGAAGCGTCAGCGTGCTCCTTGTGCTCGTCATGATGGTGGTGTTCCTCTTTCGTCTCTCGTCTCTCGTCTTTCGTCTCGGTATTTTGCATGCCTTCGACAACTTCTTCTGCCTTGACACGGTCACCGAGGGCTGCCATCAAATTAATCTCGGCGCGGTCATTTTTCGGAGAAGCTTCGAGCGCATCCTTGATCCATTCGTCAGATTCGCCACCCACATAAACGACCATATTTGCACTTGCAATCTTTGCGATGTCTTGTGCTGTGGGCTTGTAACTATGCAAATCCACGCCGTTCTTGATGAGGAGCGTGAGGTCTACGGAATCGGCGCGTGTGCCAAGAATTTCCTTAACCCATGCGTATTCCGGATAAATTGTTGTGACGATGGAAAGCTTGCTTTGTTCTGGCATTTTTTCGGAACTGTTGCAAGCAACGAGGGAACTGAGCGTTACGAAAAGAGCGAACGCCAAACCACAAAATGAAATCTTTTTCATTTTTAATCCTTTTAAAATTTTTTTTGAATGATGTACTATTGAAATTATAGACCCTATCGCTGCGGCATCTCGCCTTGCTCCAGGGTGACATGACAATCTAGAGAAGATTGGTTTAATTCAATAAAAGGATTTTTTGTGAAACGAGCGTAATCGGCCGCAGAACAACGACTGCGAAACGAACAAGTTTAAAAAGAAAACAACGGCAAACGAGCTCTATCGGGGCTTCGACGAGTTCAAAGCAAAATTCCGAAATCAGGTCGAGACAGTGGTGTATGTGGTGACAAGTATGGCAATGCTCGCCATGGCAATGATGGTCGATACGGTGCTCCGTGTAGAGCAACGCCAAAGTGACCATTAACTTGTCTAGCAAATGAAACACGCTATCTCTCAAATAAAATCAAATTGAGAATAATTCTCAATTTGAAAGATAGTAAAAAAGATAATCTTTGGCAATCAAAAAGGGCTCCCAGCAGACGTCGGGAACCCTTTTGTTGTTCTAAGGAGGAGTTGTATGAAAAAGTTTCAATGTTAGGCGTTAGCCCGATTGCCGGTTAGGCAATCGTGATTTTGCGGGCTGCGGCCTGAGCTTTCTTGGCAAGATCGAATTTTAAGATACCGTTTTCCAAGGAGACTTTGATGTTGTCTGTGTCGATATCGTCTGCCAAGCGGAAGCTGCGTTCGTAAGTGAACTTTTCGTCCTTGCGGGCGCGGGTGGCCTTGACAGTCAAAATATTCTTTTCAACTTGGATGTCCATATCTTCTTTCTTGACGCCCGGCAGTTCAACTTCGAGAGCAAAGCCGCCTTCGGTTTCGTAGTAGTCAGCCTTC from Fibrobacter succinogenes includes the following:
- a CDS encoding Hsp20/alpha crystallin family protein → MMNTQILPNAFYGIQNFIDSLNAANAQGECTYTPKADYYETEGGFALEVELPGVKKEDMDIQVEKNILTVKATRARKDEKFTYERSFRLADDIDTDNIKVSLENGILKFDLAKKAQAAARKITIA
- a CDS encoding metal ABC transporter substrate-binding protein; protein product: MKKISFCGLAFALFVTLSSLVACNSSEKMPEQSKLSIVTTIYPEYAWVKEILGTRADSVDLTLLIKNGVDLHSYKPTAQDIAKIASANMVVYVGGESDEWIKDALEASPKNDRAEINLMAALGDRVKAEEVVEGMQNTETKDERRETKEEHHHHDEHKEHADASTSSTTLEHHNEHAEHHHHHDNEEEIENDEHVWLSLKNAEILVQKIAEELSKIDATHASAYKQNAAAYIAKIKSLDTEYRAAIESAARKTILFGDRFPFRYLVDDYGIKYYAAFVGCSAESEASFETIAFLAGKMDSLSLPAIFTIEKGNQKIARAILDASKSSKAAQVLTINSMQSVTEQQIAEGFSYLSIMKSNLEVLKQAIK